From a single Papaver somniferum cultivar HN1 unplaced genomic scaffold, ASM357369v1 unplaced-scaffold_19, whole genome shotgun sequence genomic region:
- the LOC113338350 gene encoding probable signal peptidase complex subunit 2, whose protein sequence is MATTDDNTSAAATVTKSPKKTNLLDPHSIKHVLDETVNEIVLARGYKEDNTMSNIRLFLGTIIIAVALVAQFYPKKFPENKDFLICCIVLYIFLNIVLQVIIYTKEKDAILFTYPLPGSFKSTGLVVSSKLPRFSDMYTLSVASADPKSASAKKPVELTKSVTQWFTTEGVLVEGRFKKDVEGLINKYSGESKKKK, encoded by the exons ATGGCGACTACTGATGATAACACCTCCGCCGCTGCTACTGTTACTAAATCCCCCAAAAAGACTAATCTGTTGGATCCTCATTCTATCAAACATGTTCTTGATGAAACTGTCAATGAG ATCGTACTTGCTCGTGGATACAAAGAGGATAACACGATGAGCAATATTAGATTGTTTTTGGGAACTATTATCATTGCTGTTGCTCTTGTTGCTCAATTTTACCCTAAGAAGTTTCCTGAGAACAAAGATTTCCTCATCTGTTGCATCGTATT ATATATTTTTTTGAATATAGTGTTGCAGGTGATCATTTACACTAAGGAGAAAGATGCAATTCTGTTTACTTATCCTCTCCCC gGATCCTTCAAAAGCACTGGCTTAGTGGTGTCTTCCAAACTACCGAGGTTCTCGGACATGTACACTCTATCAGTAGCCAGCGCAGACCCCAAATCTGCCTCTGCTAAGAAACCAGTCGAGCTTACCAAGAGTGTTACTCAATG GTTCACCACGGAGGGAGTTTTAGTGGAAGGTCGCTTTAAGAAAGACGTTGAGGGACTAATCAACAAGTATTCTGGAGAATCTAAAAAGAAGAAGTGA
- the LOC113338691 gene encoding uncharacterized protein LOC113338691, with the protein MVNSKEDKFVVGGGDNEIDGSDLVNQVNGVQEDELEVEVALMDSSTSVSSSSSSRLVVNRRSGTNEGSFTERLRDILSGEGGDEDLANDRGNNFVQWLQALDIQLLGACRADERMKPLFKLNVSSGVAEDRLLAHLSQHFDAAEVGILARCLFMPLVSIRVGKVIKQGSLLRPTAERGNLNLTLLPNSDLRISFVGDDGSTERLATLSEVSESSMVVIKEIQADSSGRSFLVQVLGGQDSYFWCSEKSKAFGHQLLAKLKDLLGKKPSLSKLTGISESRLDCFAVHLHEYLLGSLTGAKTSTSDEMISLLGSAFDESSEFHSSTLVSSLSSKPFRSQQNNSNVAAANSLNQGTSNRLVPLLENQLMENLRLHGDSSCSFPGIDDLPLFSTSTINELPTRQTDNIPTESGTLAPLSSVSLESLGAFTPLNASSQNLPSFQVSTPGSTLFSPYNNCWYPPSAPTLQYTVTAPHLPMTLPESLSLPPLISAVRSSSSPPIQPMPSLHLANFPSLDFTDFKTDPMVHVHLSGSSFIAGPSSQQIPAFTPLFCDSIVHIPVLDVCSSGGQGYLVSAGPAISTTIIPPLHQNIVNPLMPQTESSAEKGARETLQLLLASTQMVNSPQLMMQQVLTLTEEKPCSNSISFAASHGLYSGNRDVNAIIANSIATIPMMSLPNGVSGAGLFTKNSHDDGSNESEIQSGFGGRSYFLDDGDDARGCS; encoded by the exons ATGGTTAATTCAAAGGAAGATAaatttgttgttggtggtggtgataatgaaATCGATGGTTCTGATCTTGTAAATCAAGTAAATGGTGTTCAGGAGGATGAATTGGAAGTTGAAGTTGCTTTGATGGATTCGTCTACGAGTGTATCATCATCGTCGTCATCAAGACTTGTGGTGAACAGGAGGAGTGGTACAAATGAAGGTAGTTTTACAGAGAGGTTAAGAGATATACTAAGTGGTGAAGGAGGAGATGAAGATCTAGCGAATGATAGAGGGAATAATTTTGTTCAGTGGCTTCAAGCTTTGGATATACAGTTACTTGGTGCTTGTCGGGCGGATGAGAGGATGAAGCCTTTGTTTAAGTTGAATGTGTCAAGTGGTGTAGCTGAAGATCGATTGCTTGCTCACTTGAGTCAG CATTTTGATGCAGCGGAGGTTGGGATACTAGCCAGATGCTTGTTTATGCCACTTGTGTCGATTCGTGTTGGAAAGGTCATCAAGCAAGGGTCTCTTCTTCGTCCAACTGCTGAAAG GGGAAATCTGAACCTGACACTGTTACCAAACTCAGATTTGCGCATCTCATTCGTTGGAGATGATGGTTCCACTGAAAGATTGGCTACGCTCAGTGAAGTTTCAGAAAGTTCTATGGTAGTAATCAAAGAAATCCAGGCTGATAGTTCTGGTCGTTCTTTTCTTGTGCAAGTCCTGGGTGGTCAAGACTCATATTTCTGGTGTTCTGAGAAGTCAAAGGCGTTCGGTCATCAGTTACTGGCGAAG TTGAAGGATTTACTTGGGAAAAAACCATCTTTGTCAAAGCTAACTGGAATCTCCGAGTCACGACTTGACTGCTTTGCAGTGCATCTTCACGAATATCTTCTTGGATCATTGACTGGCGCGAAAACAAGCACGTCCGATGAAATGATCTCTTTGTTAGGCTCTGCATTTGACGAGTCATCCGAATTTCATTCCAGCACCCTAGTCTCATCCTTGTCTTCAAAGCCTTTTCGTTCTCAACAGAACAACAGTAATGTGGCAGCTGCAAATTCGCTTAATCAGGGAACCTCAAATCGCTTAGTTCCCCTCTTGGAAAATCAGCTTATGGAAAACCTTAGGCTGCATGGAGACAGTTCTTGCAGCTTTCCAGGGATTGATGACTTGCCTCTTTTTTCTACATCCACGATCAACGAGCTTCCAACAAGGCAAACTGATAATATACCAACAGAGTCCGGCACATTGGCTCCTCTCTCATCTGTTAGCCTGGAATCTCTTGGAGCGTTTACTCCTTTAAATGCATCATCCCAGAATCTTCCCTCATTTCAAGTTTCCACTCCAGGTTCTACTCTTTTCTCTCCCTACAACAACTGTTGGTATCCCCCTTCGGCACCAACCCTGCAATATACAGTTACAGCACCACATTTACCAATGACGTTGCCTGAATCTCTTTCTCTGCCACCATTAATATCAGCTGTTAGATCGTCCTCAAGTCCACCGATCCAACCTATGCCGTCGCTACATTTGGCTAATTTTCCATCATtagatttcactgattttaaGACAGATCCAATGGTACATGTACATTTGTCAGGCTCATCTTTCATTGCAGGGCCTAGCTCACAGCAAATTCCAGCTTTTACGCCTTTGTTCTGTGACTCAATTGTACACATTCCTGTTCTTGATGTTTGCTCCTCCGGCGGTCAAGGCTACTTGGTAAGTGCAGGCCCAGCTATTTCAACCACGATCATCCCTCCTTTACACCAAAACATTGTTAACCCTTTGATGCCACAAACTGAATCTTCGGCGGAGAAGGGAGCCAGGGAAACCCTGCAGTTATTGCTAGCTTCAACGCAGATGGTGAACAGCCCACAGTTGATGATGCAGCAGGTTCTTACCCTAACTGAAGAAAAGCCATGTAGTAACAGTATCTCTTTTGCAGCAAGTCATGGTCTGTACAGTGGAAATAGAGATGTCAATGCTATTATTGCTAACAGCATTGCGACTATTCCTATGATGTCCTTGCCAAATGGGGTATCTGGTGCAGGTCTGTTTACAAAGAATAGTCATGATGATGGCAGCAATGAATCAGAAATTCAGTCTGGATTTGGAGGAAGATCGTATTTCTTGGACGATGGTGATGATGCAAGGggttgttcttga